The nucleotide window GAGGTGAAACTCGGTAATAGCCTCCCGGTACTTTTCCTGGCCCACGTAGGCGCTGGCCAAGAAGCCGTGCGCATCATAAAACTTATTGTCGATGAGGATGGCGTACTCGAAAGCAGCCACAGCCTCCTCAAAATTACTCAGCCGGAAATATGCCTGCCCCAGGTTATACCAGGCCGTGGCCGAGTACGGGTCATCGTCGGTAAAACGGCGGAAAAAGTCCAGGTTCTTCTCCAGCCGCTCCGAAATTTCGAGGCAGTAAAGCAACTCCTGCACGGCAATGTCATTGTCAGGGTTCAGGCGCAGACTTTCCTTATAGTACTTGGCCGCACTCTTAAACTTCTGCCAGCTCTGGTAAGCTAGGCCCAGGTTAAAGTAAATATCGTCGCGGTCGGAAGCAGTTTCGGCTGCCGCCTTGAAGAAATCCACGGCCTGGGCAAAGTCGCCCTTCTGGGTGGCAATAATGCCCCGGGTCACGGCCACGTCGGGGTTGGTCGGGTCCAGTTCGGCCACCGACTCAATCTGCTGGGCCGCCGAGGTGTACTCCCCTTTCATGGCCAGCACCTGAGCCCGGTCGATGAGCAGCTCAGTGGAAAAAGGATACTGCGCAATAGCAGCCTCACAGGCTTGCAGCGCCTTATCGTAGTGGGTATTAGAAGTGTAATGGTCGATAATACTCTCGAAATCGGCCAGGTCAAAAAACACGGGCTCGTTGTTGGCCACCATCCGCTCAAAACGACGGACGGTATCCAGCACTTGCTCCTGGTCCTCAAAATTCTCGTTCATTCTCATTCTACTACAAGCAACGCAAAAAAACGCCAAAAAGGCAGCCTTTGCGACTATTTTTTCGGGTAGCCGATTTCAGCCGGCCACCAGCCTAATATACAACAACCGCACCGGAGGTAGCGGAGTTCGTCTGCAGCTCCTGGCAGCACCAGGCTACCGTGTCGGCCAGGGTCCGGAACGTCATTCCGGTGGCCTGCTGCACCTTTTGGCTCTGGTACACCACTGGTTTGCGGCCAGCCCGGGCCGTGTCTTTGGTTATCAGCGGCCGGGCCCCCGTTAGCACCGAGCGGGCGTGCTCGGCCCGCCAGATGATTTCGGCGGCCCAATCGGGTACGGCAATACGGGGGGCTTTCTTGCCAAAGCAGGCCGCAGCCTGAGCCAGAAACTCGTGCAGGGGAACGGCCCCGGCATTCAGAATAAAGCGCTCCGCCGAAATAGTCGGGGCAAAAGTCAGCCGCAGCATTGCTTCCACCACGTCCCGCACGTCCACAAAATTAACACTGCCGGGGGTATAAAAGGCATGCTCATTATACGCATACCGAAACAAACGGGTGCTGCTGCGCTTCCAGTCGGCGGGGCCCAGTACTACGGACGGATTGACCATTACTGCCGCCAGGCCTTCAGCCACACCCCGCCACACTTCCAGCTCGCCCAGGTACTTCGACGTGGCGTACGCGGCGTGAGCCGCACCCAGGTCCCATTTGGCCTCTTCCGTGAGCAGCTGCGTGCGGCCCGGCTCCTGTTCGGCCGCAGCAGCCCCGCCGCCCAACGCCGCCACCGACGACACGTGGCACAGCCGGATACCGGGCCGGTCAAGGCAGGCATCGACCACGTTGGCCGTGCCCTCCACGTTGATCTGCTGCAGCGCGTCTTCGTCCTGCGGAGCGTAGGATACCAGCCCGGCGCAGTGAAACACGTGCGTCACACCCTCCAAAGCATTACGCAGGGCCAGAATGTCGCGCACGTCACCCTCAACCCACTCTACTTGCTCGGCTCCGGCAATAGTCGGAATCTGCTGGCGAAATAGGGCCCGGACGTGGTAGCCTTGCGCGAGCAGGGCCGAAATCAGAAAACTGCCAATCAGGCCGCTGCCACCGGTGACGAAAACCATTTTCCCAGAATCAGTTTAGACAATGGCTATAAACAACGCTACTCAGTGGCGTTGTTACAAGGAGCTATTCAGCAGCGGCAGGGCCAGCGCTTTTTGCAGATAAGGCGTCGGCAGCACTTTGCGCAGCAGCGTGTCGGTGTGCTTCAGGTTGTGCGCATCCGTGCCCACCAAGTCTATCAGGCCGGCATCAATGAGCTTTTCGGCTACCCGCTTGGCCCCGGCCGAGTAATAGCCCGCCAGGGAATTCAAATTCAGTTGCAGCAGCACGCCGCTTTCCCGCACCTTGGCCAGTTCATCGAAGCGGCCATAGAAGTAGGTGTAGCGCTCGGGTGGGCCAGCACCGGCTGGTAGCCCGCCGACTTCAGGTTAAAGACGGTTTCGGCAAAGTTGAAGGGCTCGTTGATGTACGAGGTTTCGAACAGCAGATACTTTTTGTCGCCTCCGAAGCTGAGCAGCGGTTCTTGGCTTTCAATTTTCTGCTGCAGCCACTCGTCCAGGTAATACTCGGCGGCGCACTCCAGCGTCACATCGGTGATACCGGCTGCCGTGGCCGCTTCCTGCAGCTGCTGTAGCGCGGCGCGCACACTGGCGGGCGTGTTCTTGTAAAAGTCGCCCATGATGTGAGGCGTCATGATCAGCTTCCGATAACCTAGCGCCCGCAACGCCCGCAGCAGCTCCACCGACTGCTCCACCGTTTCGGCCCCGTCGTCGAGGCCGGGCAGCAGGTGGGAGTGCATATCGACTTCCAGCGTCGCCAGGGTAGCTGCCGGCTCAGAGCCTGAAGCGGAGGAGCTGCCAAAAAGCCGCTGAAAGAAAGACGCCATGCGCAGAAGAAGTCAGCTTAGGTAAAGCGCTTGCGTAAGCGCGAGAACAGTCCCACCACGGGCCGGGTCTCCTCGTAGTATCCCTGGCCGTAGCCATACCCGTAGCCGTAGCCGTAGCCATACCCGTAGCCATACAGCCCGCTGGCCGTCGAGTCGTTGAGAATGGCGCAGAGACGGGTAAAGTTGTTGGCCCGAATCAGCTTGTTGACATTCTTAAGGAAGGACTTCTTCGAGTAATTAGCCCGCACGATATAAATCGGAATATCGGCTTTGCGCATAATCAGGATGCCGTCCGTGACAAGGCCTACCGGCGGCGTGTCAATCAGAATTACGTCGTAGTGCTGATAAAGCTCCTCGAGCATCTCATCGAACTTGGCGCTCAGAATCAGCTCCGACGGGTTAGGCGGCGTCGGGCCGGCCGAAATAAAGTCCAGCGTCGGGATGCTCGTGTGCTGAATGCACTCCAGGATGGTGTGCTTCTCAATCAGGATGGTGCTGACGCCCTTCACGTTCTCGGCTCCAAAGGCCAAGTTTACCTTGGGCTTGCGCATATCCAGGTCCAGGATGACCACGCGCTGCTCGGAAAGGGCAATAATACCGCCCAGGTTTACCGTCACGAAGGTTTTACCTTCTCCCGAAATCGTGGACGTCACCGAAATCAGCCGCTTCTTCTTGGCCGAACTGATAAAGTCCAGGTTGGTCCGGATGGAGCGGATAGACTCGGAAATAGCCGATTTGGGATTTTTGTCCACCACCAGCTTCGAGACGGTCATCTTCTCCTTGTCGTAGGTCGGAATCACGCCTAGCACGGAGGCGGAGGTAGCGCGCTCCAGCTCCCGCACGTTGGTAACGGTGTTGTGCATAAAGTAGCGCACCGCAATCAGGGCCAAGCCCAGGGCAATACCGCCGGCCAGACCAATGGCGTAGATCATCGTGCGTACCGGTGAAATGGGGGCGCCCGGCATGCTGGCTGGCGAAAGAATCTGGAAGTCGGGGGTGGTACCGGCTTTAGCAATGCTGAACTCGACTTTCTTGTCCATCAGCATCAGGTACGACTTCTCATACAGCTCGAATGGCCGCCGGAGACGGGCCAGCTCGGTTTCTTTCTGGGGCAGCGTTTGCAGCTCGGCGCTGAACTGGGCACGCTGCTGGTTCATGCGGTCAATCTGGGCTTGCAGCAAGCGGCGGTTTTGCTGCAGCAAGCGCCGGATGTTGCTTTTCACGTACGTCAGCTGAGCCTGCTGCTGCTTGACGGCCTCCGTCGTTTCGTTATAGGAACGCAACAGGCGGCGCAGATTCCACTGTATTCCATTCAGCTCGCTAAGCTGCTGGGTGAGCTGCGGGTCTTCAATGGCGGCAATACCCGGAATGCTTTGTTCCAACGTGGCGTCCTCGCTCTGCGTCAGACGGTCCTGGTCCACCAAGCGGCTGATCTCGCCCAGCAAACGGGCCTTTTCCACCAGCTTCAGCCGGCCTTCTTCCTGCTCTGCCAGCTTCTCGGTAATCGTCGTTACCTCGGCCTTAACATCATAGGTTTTGTTTTCCCGCACGAAAGCTTGCAGATTTTCCTCTGCTTTCTGGAGCTGCTGCTGGTTTTCGGCCAGGGTCTTATCCAGAAACTGGAGCGTCTGGGCCGTAGCTTCCTGCTTTTTAGCCAGCTTCTCCTGCAAATACACCGTGTCAATCTTATTAACGATGTCGCGGGCTTTGGCCGGATTGAAATCGGTGAAGGCAATCTGAATCGTGTTGGCGTCGGGGTTGACGATATCCACGCTCAGGTTGGTATTCAGGTAGTTGTTTACCGCTCCGTCATCGTTGATGACAAAGTGATAATTCTTCTCCCGGGCTCCTTCATCCAGCAGAGGCGTGGCGGTAATCAGCAGTTCCATGCCGGGCACCACCACCGGCTGACCCAGCGTGTAGGTTGCACTCCGCTCCTGCCCCAGATACAGGTACGACAGCCGAAACTGCTGGGGACCGGTGAAGTTCAGGGCGAACTTGGTGTTGAAGAAATTCGGGTCCTTGATTTTGTAGGCTACCTTGAACGGGGAGGCGCCATACAGCTCTGTTTCCAGCACGGTGCCCTCCACGTAGTAATTCACGTTGAGCTCCAGCGAGTCTTTGAGCCGCTGATAGATGATGTTGGACTTAATCAACTCCACCTCGCCCGAGAGCTTGTTGACGCTGCTAGCGCCCACCGCCTGACCCACTGCCCCATCCAAACCCAGAGCCCCTGCCTCAGTCTTCTCATCAATTTTGAGCAGCGACGAAGACTTATAAACGGGCTTGGTGTAGCGCAGCAGCAACCACGAAGCAGACAGGCCCAGGGCAATCAGCAGGATAATCCAAAGAATGCTGCGGCGTGCTACCAGCAGTAAAGTGGTCAGGTCCAGCCCGCCACCTTCATCTTCCACCGCATTAGGTTCGGCGCCGCCGGCACTGCGAATAAGTTCTTCCAGCTCAGCGTTTTCGTTTACTGCCATTACGTCGTTACAAGTTAGTCTTAGAGCTCCACGGCCGCGAATCCGTCACCGGACTTGCCCAGGCTCCCGGCTACCTACTGATGATATCTTTCACTAAAACGTAGGATGTCAAGATTCCTGCCAACCCACCTATGATACCAAACACGGCTCCGGCATCAGAAAGTGCCTCAAAGAAGGGACGTCGCACGGGCTCGATATAGACTACATCGTTGGCCTCCACCTGCAAATTGGCCCGGCGCATACCCTCGATGGTAGATAAGTCAATAACCTGCACCTGCGGATTGCGCAAATCACCCCGGATCAGGCGAATATTGTAAGCCCGTCCCCGGCCGCCGCCCCCACCGCCGCCACCGCCGCCGCCACCAATGCCACCTTCCAAACCACCGGCCGAGGCCAGAACTTCCAGCAGGTTCATATTGTCGTTGTACATGGAAATGACTTGCCCGCCCGGGGCACCTAGTACAATAATGCGGTTGTTGGTGACGCGGGTAGCTACGTACGAATCTTTGTAGAATACGTCGTACTTGGTTTTGAGCAGGCTATCTGCCTCAAGCAACGTCAGGCCGCTCACCTTCACCATGTTCACCATCGGCAGGTTTACCATACCGGTTGCCTGCACCAGAAACTGGTTGGCACCGGGAGCCTGGGTGCCGGATTGTCCGCCGCCCCGGCTTCCCCCCGTCGCGCCCCGGCCCGTGGTAGGCGCCGCGGTGCTGGTACCGGTTGAAGAGGGAGAACCAAACTGCAGCTCGCCGTTGGGGTCCAGAATTCTTTCCCCTTTGTTGGTATATACCCGAACTTCGAGGTAGTCGTTGGGCTGAATCAGGTAGTTTCGACTAGTGCGCCCGACCAAAGAACGCAGCTTCATGGTGTCGACACCTTCCCCGGTGGGCGTGCGAAACATGATGTTCTGCCGGTAGTAGCGGCCGGTGGTGCAGGAGGAGAATAGCACGGCGAAAGGCACGCACAGCAGCCAGAGGCGCAGAAGTCGGTAGAGAGCGGGTTGTTGCATGCAGGCTGATAAAGCCAAAAATTAGTTCGAAGGCAATGGGAACTACCCTTTTAGATGGGTATATTTTTCCCTAAAAAACCTTCAAAGTAACCGAATTGGCACGCCCTTTCAAAATCGGAGGGCCGGGCCCTGCCCCAAGCTGGCTTCTCTACGGCTAAAAGCGTACTTTCGCAAACCCAAATCTGGGCCCCTACTGTTATACCCAAACCTTCCCCACCCAACCGCTCTCTTCATGGAACTTGTAGCCACCGAAAATCAAACAATGATTGCCCAGATGGTGCGCGACTTCGGCGCAACCCACATCAAACCCGACATGATGAAGTGGGATGAAAGCCAGGAGTTTCCCATTGAAGTCTTCAAAAAACTGGGTGAACTGGGCCTGATGGGCGTACTCGTCCCCCAGGAGTACGGCGGCGCGGGCTTCGGCTACGTCGAGTACGTAACCGCTATTGCCGAGCTGTCCAAGATTGATGGTAGCATTGGTCTGAGCATGGCTGCTCACAATTCGCTCTGCACCGGGCACATTCTGCAGTTTGGCTCCGAGGAGCAGAAGCGCAAGTGGCTGCCCAAGCTGGCCTCGGCCGAGTGGATAGGCGCCTGGGGCCTGACCGAGCCCAACACCGGCTCCGATGCGGGCAACATGCGCACCGTAGCCGTGGAAGATGGCGACGACTACGTGCTGAACGGCGCCAAGAACTTTATTACCCACGGCAAGAGCAGCAGCATTGCCGTTGTTATTGCCCGTACCGGCGAAGTCGGCGACTCCCACGGCATGACCGCCTTCGTGATTGAGAAGCCCACCGAAGGCTTCACCCACGGCCTGAAAGCCGATAAGCTGGGCATGCGCGCCTCCGAAACCACCGAACTGATCTTCACCGATTGCCGCGTACCAAAAGCCAACATCCTGGGCAAAGTAGGCGAAGGATTCATCCAGTCGATGAAGGTGCTGGACGGCGGCCGGATTTCTATTGCGGCTCTGTCGCTGGGCATTGCCCAAGGTGCGTTTGAGGCCGCTCTGCGCTACTCGCAGGAGCGCCATCAGTTCAACCAGCCGATTTCCAACTTCCAGGGCATCTCCTTTAAGCTGGCCGACATGGCTACCGAAATTGAGGCTGCTTCCCTGCTCACCTACCGCGCCGCCGACATGAAGGACCGCGGCCTGAACGTGAACCAGGAGTCGGCTATGGCCAAGCTCTACGCCTCGGAAGTGTGCGTACGCTGCGCCAACGAGGGTGTGCAGATCTTTGGCGGCTACGGCTACACCAAGGACTACCCCGCCGAGAAGTACTACCGCGACTCCAAGCTGTGCACCATTGGCGAAGGCACCAGCGAAATTCAGA belongs to Hymenobacter cellulosilyticus and includes:
- a CDS encoding NAD-dependent epimerase/dehydratase family protein → MVFVTGGSGLIGSFLISALLAQGYHVRALFRQQIPTIAGAEQVEWVEGDVRDILALRNALEGVTHVFHCAGLVSYAPQDEDALQQINVEGTANVVDACLDRPGIRLCHVSSVAALGGGAAAAEQEPGRTQLLTEEAKWDLGAAHAAYATSKYLGELEVWRGVAEGLAAVMVNPSVVLGPADWKRSSTRLFRYAYNEHAFYTPGSVNFVDVRDVVEAMLRLTFAPTISAERFILNAGAVPLHEFLAQAAACFGKKAPRIAVPDWAAEIIWRAEHARSVLTGARPLITKDTARAGRKPVVYQSQKVQQATGMTFRTLADTVAWCCQELQTNSATSGAVVVY
- a CDS encoding tyrosine-protein phosphatase, with amino-acid sequence MASFFQRLFGSSSASGSEPAATLATLEVDMHSHLLPGLDDGAETVEQSVELLRALRALGYRKLIMTPHIMGDFYKNTPASVRAALQQLQEAATAAGITDVTLECAAEYYLDEWLQQKIESQEPLLSFGGDKKYLLFETSYINEPFNFAETVFNLKSAGYQPVLAHPSATPTSMAASMNWPRCGKAACCCN
- a CDS encoding polysaccharide biosynthesis/export family protein, coding for MQQPALYRLLRLWLLCVPFAVLFSSCTTGRYYRQNIMFRTPTGEGVDTMKLRSLVGRTSRNYLIQPNDYLEVRVYTNKGERILDPNGELQFGSPSSTGTSTAAPTTGRGATGGSRGGGQSGTQAPGANQFLVQATGMVNLPMVNMVKVSGLTLLEADSLLKTKYDVFYKDSYVATRVTNNRIIVLGAPGGQVISMYNDNMNLLEVLASAGGLEGGIGGGGGGGGGGGGRGRAYNIRLIRGDLRNPQVQVIDLSTIEGMRRANLQVEANDVVYIEPVRRPFFEALSDAGAVFGIIGGLAGILTSYVLVKDIISR
- a CDS encoding CpsB/CapC family capsule biosynthesis tyrosine phosphatase → MRESGVLLQLNLNSLAGYYSAGAKRVAEKLIDAGLIDLVGTDAHNLKHTDTLLRKVLPTPYLQKALALPLLNSSL
- a CDS encoding GumC family protein, yielding MAVNENAELEELIRSAGGAEPNAVEDEGGGLDLTTLLLVARRSILWIILLIALGLSASWLLLRYTKPVYKSSSLLKIDEKTEAGALGLDGAVGQAVGASSVNKLSGEVELIKSNIIYQRLKDSLELNVNYYVEGTVLETELYGASPFKVAYKIKDPNFFNTKFALNFTGPQQFRLSYLYLGQERSATYTLGQPVVVPGMELLITATPLLDEGAREKNYHFVINDDGAVNNYLNTNLSVDIVNPDANTIQIAFTDFNPAKARDIVNKIDTVYLQEKLAKKQEATAQTLQFLDKTLAENQQQLQKAEENLQAFVRENKTYDVKAEVTTITEKLAEQEEGRLKLVEKARLLGEISRLVDQDRLTQSEDATLEQSIPGIAAIEDPQLTQQLSELNGIQWNLRRLLRSYNETTEAVKQQQAQLTYVKSNIRRLLQQNRRLLQAQIDRMNQQRAQFSAELQTLPQKETELARLRRPFELYEKSYLMLMDKKVEFSIAKAGTTPDFQILSPASMPGAPISPVRTMIYAIGLAGGIALGLALIAVRYFMHNTVTNVRELERATSASVLGVIPTYDKEKMTVSKLVVDKNPKSAISESIRSIRTNLDFISSAKKKRLISVTSTISGEGKTFVTVNLGGIIALSEQRVVILDLDMRKPKVNLAFGAENVKGVSTILIEKHTILECIQHTSIPTLDFISAGPTPPNPSELILSAKFDEMLEELYQHYDVILIDTPPVGLVTDGILIMRKADIPIYIVRANYSKKSFLKNVNKLIRANNFTRLCAILNDSTASGLYGYGYGYGYGYGYGYGQGYYEETRPVVGLFSRLRKRFT
- a CDS encoding tetratricopeptide repeat protein — its product is MNENFEDQEQVLDTVRRFERMVANNEPVFFDLADFESIIDHYTSNTHYDKALQACEAAIAQYPFSTELLIDRAQVLAMKGEYTSAAQQIESVAELDPTNPDVAVTRGIIATQKGDFAQAVDFFKAAAETASDRDDIYFNLGLAYQSWQKFKSAAKYYKESLRLNPDNDIAVQELLYCLEISERLEKNLDFFRRFTDDDPYSATAWYNLGQAYFRLSNFEEAVAAFEYAILIDNKFYDAHGFLASAYVGQEKYREAITEFHLSYEEGQPTPEALCNIGECHEKLSEWDAARKNYQHAIDLDQTMDEAWFGIGIVLTAQERWFEAIHFFRKAVALYDESAEYWMALAAAEYQIGAVVSALECYDKATQVAPDNKDAWLNWSIILYEQGNFDEAIDLMRNAVEIQPGEAELHYRLCAYLLAAGRYREAYQYLENALVLDFDKHRLLFEYFPELESQRALARLIDQYRK
- a CDS encoding acyl-CoA dehydrogenase family protein; translation: MELVATENQTMIAQMVRDFGATHIKPDMMKWDESQEFPIEVFKKLGELGLMGVLVPQEYGGAGFGYVEYVTAIAELSKIDGSIGLSMAAHNSLCTGHILQFGSEEQKRKWLPKLASAEWIGAWGLTEPNTGSDAGNMRTVAVEDGDDYVLNGAKNFITHGKSSSIAVVIARTGEVGDSHGMTAFVIEKPTEGFTHGLKADKLGMRASETTELIFTDCRVPKANILGKVGEGFIQSMKVLDGGRISIAALSLGIAQGAFEAALRYSQERHQFNQPISNFQGISFKLADMATEIEAASLLTYRAADMKDRGLNVNQESAMAKLYASEVCVRCANEGVQIFGGYGYTKDYPAEKYYRDSKLCTIGEGTSEIQKLVIARTLLK